One segment of Panicum virgatum strain AP13 chromosome 3K, P.virgatum_v5, whole genome shotgun sequence DNA contains the following:
- the LOC120698688 gene encoding glutathione transferase GST 23-like, which translates to MEKAAENASQAAAPLKLFGSWASSYTHRVQLALRLKGLDFEYAEEDLGSKSAELLRHNPVYKKVPVLVHGGRALPESVIILQYLDDAWPETRPLLPADAFDRALARFWCHFADDKLGPAVGAVFASTGEDQEAAVRQVHENLALIEAELRDGAFRGRRFFGGGEVGLLDVVLGCGSYWLAVFEEVTGVRLVDADAFPLFHAWLRDFEALDEVRETIPAVDRLLEYARGVRHMLLGHAGAGAAAATPAEAPAPAPAADIAVDI; encoded by the exons ATGGAGAAGGCGGCCGAGAATGcgagccaggcggcggcgccgctgaagCTGTTCGGGTCGTGGGCGAGCTCCTACACGCACCGCGTGCAGCTGGCGCTGCGCCTCAAGGGGCTGGACTTCGAGTACGCGGAGGAGGACCTCGGGAGCAAGAGCGCCGAGCTGCTGCGCCACAACCCCGTGTACAAGAAGGTGCCCGTGCTCGTCCACGGCGGCCGCGCGCTCCCGGAGTCCGTCATCATCCTCCAGTACCTCGACGACGCCTGGCCGGAGACCCGCCCGCTCCTCCCCGCCGACGCCTTCGACCGCGCGCTCGCGCGCTTCTGGTGCCACTTCGCCGACGACAAG CTCGGGCCGGCGGTGGGCGCGGTGTTCGCGTCGACGGGGGAGGAccaggaggcggcggtgcgccAGGTGCACGAGAACCTCGCCCTGATCGAGGCGGAGCTCCGCGACGGCGCGTTCAGGGGCCGGCGCttcttcggcggcggcgaggtgggccTCCTGGACGTCGTCCTCGGCTGCGGCTCCTACTGGCTCGCcgtgttcgaggaggtgaccgGGGTGCGCCTCGTGGACGCCGACGCGTTCCCGCTCTTCCACGCCTGGCTGCGCGACTTCGAGGCCCTGGACGAGGTCCGCGAGACCATCCCCGCCGTCGACCGCCTGCTCGAGTACGCCCGCGGCGTGCGCCACATGCTGCTCggccacgccggcgccggcgccgcggccgccaccccGGCCGAGGCGCCTGCTCCGGCTCCCGCGGCTGACATCGCCGTTGACATCTGA